The following is a genomic window from Malus sylvestris chromosome 12, drMalSylv7.2, whole genome shotgun sequence.
TTTCGTCCTCTGCAATTCCTTCATGCCGACTTTACTTGGTAAGTcacatgtgtatatatatatatatatatatatagggatacTTTGGATACTGCCattaatccttaacattctttgattaaaaccttaatagtattcaaagtttaatcaaagtcccttgactttgtacacctcattatattactattaatatttatatttttatagttttgacattaattgtttgatattttataagatttataatcctataaatttaaaatccctcattataatactattagaaacggttacaataaaaaaattcaaacattttgatttaataaatggataaaaactatgtaaaaataagaaataataaatggcaaaagaatgtatccatagtgttaaaaaaatggtacattttacaaaaaaaaataggtacatttcacatataacaaagtggtacattaataaagaagaatgggtacattataaataaattaggatacagataaaagattaaacaattatgagtacaaatgatttttttaaaaatataggtgctaaaacaaattaatacatgggtacaaaataaaattaaaaagaaaatactacaaattttaaaaaaatgttgaaaattaaaagtgggtacaaacaaaaaatataaatatatgatacaaagtttaggcataaaacataaatataccatatgtaatttttctatcattgattaaatatacaatatcacgtgacggtatacacatgggtacaaacacaaataaaactttaaaaaaattgggcacaaaaagaaactaatatatgggtacaaattaaaaatgaaaagaaaattggtacaaattaaaaaatatttgcaattaaaaataggtacaaactaaaaataaaaatatatgataaaaaaaatttagtcataaatataaatatactaattgtaacatttttaacactaaatgaatatatttaaaaataaaaatattttattattcttatGCACTTGAGTGTCGATTCAATCCCTACCAACTTTCCTCCCCCTAACAACTAACTATTTAATCCACTAACTGTACCACTCtactaaaaaataataaagagtTTTCTGCACACATGTCAAATTATAATTTGTAGCAATGAAAAATGACTCGTTAGGCCTTTCACACTAGACATGTTAATTGAGTTTGATTCTAATTTTATAGGAATCAAACTTCTATACTGGGTAGGAAAATTTGAGTTATATGAGAGTGATTCCAATTAGTGAGTTtaatatattgaaaaaaaaaacttttctccatttatataatgacatataaAATACCACCTTGTATTCAAGGCACATTAAAAAATTCTCATAAATTAGGAAGTAGACGTGTTATTTCTATTAAACTCACACTACTATAATAATTGTTGTATGTTGTATAAGAATCATAGTTAAAATTCAAATTCCTATGTATTGAAATCATATTCAACTAGATTATTGTGAAAGACATGACATGACATGTATGTAGCCAAGAAGGAGCAGATTCTCTGCCTCCCACTtttcgtgccctcctgttttgtgtggtcacgattaagccacgtcaacattttatatatattttttattgagataataagacaaaaagaaatagtaatataaaatgttgacgtgacttaaccgtgaccacacaaacaggagggcacgagaagtgggagggcagagaatctgcctccagCCAAGAACATAATACATTATTCGACTGCTGCAAATTCAGTAGCAACTCCTGTTTCTACTCAATTACAAATAAATACttgtccaaataattaaaaccATAAACACAGATTATACACATGTTCATTTGTAATTAGATAGAAGCAGGAATTACTGGTGAATTTGCAGTAACCAACCAGTGTTCAAAATCATATTGATCGACTATATTATAACCATCTGTATGTTCTTTTTATCGACTTATTAAGTTATGTTTATGAGGGTGTAGAATTGACTTAATAAAATACCAGCATTTGTCTACACACTTTATGTGCatgaatacattttttttagaaaatgagaaggagaaagggagagaaagagagaacatGGGGGGAGtgagaggtttttgtttttgattttttttaattttaaatactagagatattttaacatcatcTGTAGGTgagacttcaataaaaaaaagtaaaatttggacctttgaaattacattattacccATCATTTTTTCTGTGTGATAGAAGATTAAGTTgtctttttaactttttttttattgacaaagaaggttttattaattaattgagATAAAGGAAAAGTGAAAGCACGAGGGGATTTGATTATTGGGAAAAAAATCTACTCAAATCACAGTAAAAACACAATAATCAGGATAACATGGGCAAATTAGACCTTTGACACCAACCTAATGCAAAAATGATGGGCCCCATGTATCATCATGCATATGGGCACCTATTTCCCAGcaaaaaagaaagcaaatggcttaaaatcttagagagagagagagagatttgtaaGATTTGTAAAAACGACAGTAGTGAGTTTGTATAGTAGTAATTATCAAGCGAGCAAAAGGAGCTTCTCATAAAGCTGATTGATGATTCGGTGCTTCTtcatcagagagagagagagagtgacagcTTCATAAAGTACAtgctctttctctttctcttctctttctctctctctctctctcttttattttgcattttgcTGTTGTTGCATTATTTTGTACAGTCATTGTAGACTCCCAGACAAAGTGTACcaattccctctctctctctctcacccacaCAATTTGCACCAACagactctctctccctctctctccctccctcattTCTTTGGCTCAAAGCTGGCATGGGTCTATGTCAGGTGTGTGCTTTTCACTACCTCTCCACATTCACCAACTTTATCACTCTCTCACTACCACTCCTTAAAGAGAAACAAACCAAACTACCCTTTATCTTTCTATCAATTGATGACCCTCCCAAGGTAGTATTATGAAGGGGCTGTAGAGGACAATAATGGAAATGGGCTCTGTTGGAAGTTAAAACATTGCATGCATAGAATCACACACGTACAAAGACATGCATATGTAAACATATTAGACTTACCTGAAGACGAAAAACTCAACATTACTGCAAGGAAAGACATAAGATCTTCTACACTCAGCAGCCAATAGTCCAGCTAGAATAGGGTTCGCTCAAAAGGGACAGCGATGTGAGTGCATGGACCTCCTTATATATATCCATAATCTCTTGATATTAGGCCTATTAACTGATACCTCAGATATTCCAAacagattagggtttctgatATAGTCCTAGTAAGTTTTGAACTCTTGTTAAGTCTTGATAAGGTTACGTGAATATAATTGCATGTTATTAGGACTCTTAATCTTAGCCAAGTAGGATCGGAAATTCCTCAACATGATAACTCATACACTGAGCTATCAATTTGTCAACGACAAAGACTTATTCTCCTTGACACTCACATCTTACATTTTCCCACTTGAATGTCCAAGAAGAATGATATTACATAGGCTAAGACTAAGGTGATCACAAGCCCCCGAAAGCTGCAATTACCCTTTAACAACCTGTCACTTATAGCTTCAAATACTGAATCATATATGCAATATGTAATCTCTTCTACATGTGCACTTTATGATTACAAGTACCTACACCATAAGCATTGTGTTGTTTgacaaaattcaaaagttttaggTTGATAAACATAATTCAACTCCTGAACTGAGCCTCATACAAAAGTATGCCTCATATTATTATCATAACATAACATGAGAACAAAACATTATAAAAGCATCCAATTAAGCGAAATGAACCAGAACTAGCTATAGGTTTACTACTCCCACTTATTAACAGAATCAAATGGGTTTAATACTCCCACTCATTAACAGAATCAAAATCATCTCGCATTCCCATGTTGTAGATGTGTTTCCTGAACACTCCCACTGGTAAGCCCTTAGTCATTGGATCTGCTATCATAAAATCAGTTCCAATGTGAACTATGTTGATCAGCCATTTTCTGACTTTATCCCTCACACATAAATACTTAATGTCCATTAATCTGCAAGCAATGGACCTCTTGTTGTTTCTAGAAAAGAAGATTGCAGCCTTGTTGTCACAGTAAATGGTTATAGGTTTCTCAACTGAGTCTACAATCTTCAGTCCCATGATGAAGTTCTTCAACCAGATTACTTTTTTTGTGGTAGTGTAACAACCAATAAATCCAGCCTCCATAGTTGAAGAAGCAATCACCCTTTGCTTGGAGCTTTTCCACGAAATTGCACCAGCAGTTAGAAGAAAAACATATCCACTTGTAGATTTTCTATCATCAACACAACCTGCCAAGTCTGAATCTGAATAAGCCACCATTTCCAAATTCTTAACTTGTTGGTATACCAATGCAAGGTTCCTTGTTCTTTTTAAGTACCTCAGTACATTCTTTGCTACAGTCCAGTGAGAAGTCCCAGGATTAGACTAAAAACAACCTAAAACACTAACTGCAAACCCTAGATTAGGCCTTGTGCATACTTGGGCATACATGATGTTGCCAACAAGTGATGCATAAGGCTTGTCATTCATTCCATTTTTCTCGAGGTCATTTTTGGGGCATTGGTTAGTGCTAAACTTATCACCTTTTGCAATGGGAAGCTCACCACCTGCACATTTCTCCATGTTGAATCTTTTCATGATTATGTCGATATAGGACTTTTGAGACAACCTCAGCATCCTCTTAGATCTGTCTCGCTCAATCTCAATGCCAAGATCAAAATGCGCCtcaccaagatctttcatatcaaaactCTCGGTTAACATGGTCTTAGTGGTGTGCAAAAGGTTCAAGTCTGAACTAGCTAAGAGAATATCACCACAtacaataccaaaaatataaatttcgtGCCACTGACCTTGAGATATATACAGTCATCAATCTTGCTTtcttcaaaaccaaaagcaGAAACCACTCGATCAAACTTGATGTACCACTGCCTGGAGGATTGCTTTAAACCATAGATCGATTTGTTGAGCTTGCAAACTATAGTCTCTTTCCCTTTCTCCTTAAAACCTGGTGGTTAAACCATCactatttcttcatccaaaacaCCATTAAGAAAGGCTaattttacatccatttgatgcagTTCCAAGTTGAAATGGGTTGTTAAAGCCATGATCACCCTTAAGGAGTATTTGGATGAAATTGGTGtaaaggtttcattatagtCAATTCATTCCCTTTGTGTAAAACCCTTAGCTACAAGTCTAGCTTTGTGTCTTTCAACCTTTCTCTCTgcatttcttttggttttgaacacccatttaTAGCCAATAGGTTTAGCATTGCATGGAAGTGGCACCAGTGTCCAAACTTGATTCTTCTCCATAGTTGCTAGTTCTTCGACCATAGTTGCACGCCACAGGCCTACTCTCAAGCTATTGATAGCTTGACTGAAAGTTAGAGGATCATCATCATCTCCTATGTCATATTCAGTCTCTTGTAAGTGCACAAAGTCAGGTAGGATCACTAGTTTTCTTTGCCTATTTGAGTGTCTTATAGCCAACTGCCCTTGTTGTTATGGTTGAGCTGCATCCTCAGGAACTTGATGCTCGGGGATTTGATCAGGCAGTGTTTCAGGAAATGACAAAGTGTTTACTGATTGAGTAGTTTGTAAAACAGTTGGGAGAGAAAAAGAGTTTTCTTAAAGTCCAAGTAACGATGCATCAGTTGTTGTGGAGAGCTGACCATCTTCATTTCCAATTTCTTGGAAATCTGAGCTACTATGATGCACTgtttcttcttccaaatcttcgaTGAACTTTGCATTGTTAGTCTCCTGAATTCTAATGTGAGAATCAGGACAGTAGAACTTAAAACCCTTGGACTTGTCTGCATATCCAATGAACCTGTAAGTGACAGTTCTCGAGTCCAACTTCCTCTCATGAGGATTATAAAACTGTGCTTCAGCTCTACATCCCCATACATGAAAATGATTGAAACTTGGTTTTCTTCTTGTCTAAGCTTCAAAAGGTATGACTTTGACAAACTTACTTGGAACCCTTTGACAAACTTACTTGAAAGTTTAGACCTTGAAAACATGGATCGAATCATGTCCTTTAGGGTTCTGTTCTTCCTTTCTGCTACTCCATTTTGATGTGGAGTACCTAGAGTGGTGTACTGTGCAATGATCCTCGAGGCTTCAAGGTAATATACAAAGGCTCCCTTGTGTTGTCCAGTCTCTGTGAACCTGCCAAAATACTCACCACCCCTATCCGATCTCACTATGTTAATGCTCTTTTCTAGCTGGTTTTCAACCTCATTTTTGTATGTCTTAAAACAATCAAGAACAGAACATTTTTCAGATATAAGATACACATAACAATATCTTGAAAAGTCGCCAATGAATGTGACAAAATAAGAGTTGCCACATATTGTTTTATTTGGAAAAGGGCCACACACATGTGTATGAATTATCTCTAATAGTTTGTTACTTATTGTGGATCCTAATTTCCTGGTGTTggtcatttttcttttgaaacaaTCAATGCAGGTCAAAAGACTTTCAAAATTGAGATGTGGAATGAGATTCTGTTTAGTTAAAGTCACAAGTCTTTCTTTGGATATATGGCCAAGTCTTTTATGCCAAAGTATGTGAGAGTTTTCATTTTGAGATAGTTTCTTGGAATCAATGTGACAAACTGTGAAACATTAATGTAAACAATCACACTCTAGTTGCAATATATCAACATGAAGTTAAGGCATAACCATGCAAAGTGTCTAATTTATTCGAATGGAAAAGTCTTACActttctgtttgtaccatacttaaccaatcccgaaactatcgatcaccggtcaacgttataccgtcaatgacccagaaaagtttctctcaaaccaggaggccaatcacagtgcaacacgtgtcgacattaaaAGCCAAtcatcataagccaatcacaacacgacatgtgtcaatgtcaaaacaaagctagaaactctcttctataaaaggagatcattctcccacaatatttcctaatgtcatttgtactaaatcattcactagtactcactaaaggagagcttgaacctatgtgcttgtgtaaacccttcacaattaatgagaacttctctactccgtggacgtagccaatctgggtgaaccacgtacatcttgtgtttgcttccctgtctctatccatttacatacttatccacaatAGTGATTGGAGCAATCtggtgaaggtcacaaacttaacactttctgttgtaccaaagccCCCGCtattttgtgcatcaacgtTTTCATAATAAAAGTATAACCTGATTTGACTAACTTAGAAGTTGAAATCAAATTCCTTCTCATAGAAGGTACATAGAGTACTGgactaagaaacaaaataaaaccagAAGAAAGCTTTAAAGAGACACTGCCAACTGACTCGACTGCTACTTTGCTCCCATTTCCAACAAAAACATTGTAACTTCATTATTTCTCTCATTTAGGTTTGTGAGTCCCTGCAAGGTATTTGTAATGTGGATTGAGCAACCAGTATCAAACCACCAACTAAAATGAGGGacaaaaatcaaatttgactcaaaacaaacatAAACATTGATTTCATTACCTTTCTTAACAAGccaatttttaaaaccaatgCAATCTTTCCTTAGATGACTAACTTCTTGGCAGAAATAACAAGGCTTTGGTGTTTCAGAGACGgctttaaacttttgagatcGTTTAAGGgggttaatatttaaaaaaaaaacaaaaatgtaatGTTTTCTTCTGCTTACCAGCAGCCAAAGATGACTAATCAATTGCAACATGTTTGCCCTTTGCAGTGTGAACAAGATTTATAGTCTCCACTTTATCGGTTGATAGTCTCAATTCCTCTTATGCACACATGGAGATTAAGTCATCAATGTCCCAGGTTGCTTTCTGAGTGTTGTATGACACTTTCAACTGGCCATACTGTGCAGGTAAGGAATTCAATGCCATATGCACTAGAAATTGATTTGTGATTGGATGCTCCAGTTCCTTCAGCTTCTGTGCAATGTCTGACATCTTTAGTATGTGTTCTCTCACGTTACCAACACCATCAAACTTCTTGGATGTTAGTTTTGTGAGAAAATTCCCCGTTTCAGCTTTCTCAGAATCCTTAAATTTGTTTCCCACTGCATCAAAAAATTCTTTTGCACTATTACTTTTTGGAATGCCACCTTTCACACTGCTAGTCATGGCCCTCCTCATAATCATAAGAGCCATTCTGTTTGCCTTCTCCCATTGAGCAAACTTCAGTTTTTCTTCAGCTGTTCTTGTAGCTGTTATCGCTGTAGGTTTATCTTCCCTTAAGGCTAAATCAAAATCCATCATGCTAAGAGCTATCTCCATGTCTTCCTTCCATTTCTTATAGTTTGAACCCGTTAGTGTTTCGATATTGGAGAAGTTAAGAGAAGCCGTAGCTGCATCAACAACATATAATTTAGTATTTGTTCTCATAAGTTCTTCATTAAAAGTTTAGGATATGAACAATTAACGGCATCAAAATCATATAATACCAGTCACATCTTTAGATCGAAAACTGATTATACTAGGGTTTGCACAACTGAAATACAAAATTTGCATTAGCGACAcaattttaacatttttaagCAGATAAAATTGTATCAATGTTAATTTTGCATCTCACTTATACACCAATTAAACATGAATGAATATAAGAATTCTTTAGAATTAACTCAAAATATATTCCCATCAGTTTAATCATTATGTTGAACAGATGAACTGAAGCATGATTCAAACACTTTTGAGTTGAAATTGATCATGATTCACAAAAGATTTGTCTGTCAAGTCATATAGTGATAGTAACTCATTAGGTTTTGGTCTTCTGAGATCCGAAGACTCATCCTTGTTCTCCTGAAAATAAAACTAAAGACGAAcaggtacatatatatatatatatatatatatatatatatatatatatatatatatatatatatatataaacatgtgtgCGTGTATAAGTGATATTATTCTACACATGATGTCTATAGATAATA
Proteins encoded in this region:
- the LOC126592107 gene encoding uncharacterized protein LOC126592107; this translates as MSSSSSSATASLNFSNIETLTGSNYKKWKEDMEIALSMMDFDLALREDKPTAITATRTAEEKLKFAQWEKANRMALMIMRRAMTSSVKGGIPKSNSAKEFFDAVGNKFKDSEKAETGNFLTKLTSKKFDGVGNVREHILKMSDIAQKLKELEHPITNQFLVHMALNSLPAQYGQLKVSYNTQKATWDIDDLISMCA